ACAAAATAAGGAAGTGTTGATGTTGACACCTATCTAGTTCAGCGCACCTGTAAATAAATGGGATTCTTAATGCAGGATCTCAGAGAGGACAGCATTTTCTGACTGGAGAATTACTCCATtatactgttgttgtttttttttttttttttttttaataacaaaattGACCTCCAAAAATTAGTATTTGCAGACCCAGAGCCATGCTAAACCTTTTTCGGCCACTTGGAAATATGGCAATGGTAGGCTACATTTGTACTCGTTCagtaataactttttttccatttttatttcagaagtatttttaagttttggGAATGTCTGTTTAGCCCCTTGACCTTAACCTCACTTCTTCAGATATTGTTGACATTAAGCCAGCCAATATGGAGGAGCTGACAGAGGTGATCACAGCAGCGGAGTTTCACCCCAACCAATGCAACACTTTTGTCTACAGCAGCAGTAAGGGCACCATCCGCATGTGTGACATGAGGGCATCAGCACTGTGCGACAAGCACGCCAAAAGTAAGCCAATTTCATTTACGCTGTGTCCCTGTAGGGGAGCTGTTGAATTCTGAGATGTGTCTGTCTAAGGGAACTGGGTGATAGACAGTGAATACAGAATAGGTAaaattttctgaagaaaatctcAGTGAGCTCACTTTAGTAGAACGACAGTGCTTTAATGCATATCAAGCCTAAAAATCCCTGCTCGACCAGCTCCTATTGTGATGCCAGTCTTTCCGTTAAGGACTATGGTAATAGTATCTTTATCAACTGTAATGCAAGTTGACTTGAATGGGGCTCAcattccagatgttttggtTGGGACGTAGCTTTTCTAACAGCTGTAGCTCAGCTATTAGCCAAGAAATCTGCTTTAACCAAGCCTTCAGTTTCCTGAAGAGAAGTTTAGACTAGTGAAGCACCATACATCCATATGAGCGGGCAAGTCTTATCAAAGGTGAAAGGTTTTGTCAAATACCAACATCAGTTATCTTGAACATCCGTTGGTCAGGGTAGAGGAACATCTTTGAACCAACAGAAAAGCTGGCCATACTGAGGATCAATCTTAGGAACTTCCACCTATGCAAATTTGCAAAATCACACGCCTTCCTGAAGAGAAGTTTaaggccctgttcagacctggcattaTTATGAATCTcaggtgatccgatcacaagtggacgGCTATAAGTATAGGTGTCAATGCACCCAAGATGTATTGAGGATGCATTTGAGGTCCGATCACTCAGATCAGAGGTGGTCTGGGCTGCATGTGGCCAAATTCGTTTAGGAGTGTGAACGAAAAGGCGTCCTGAGACCATTGAAGGACCGCTGACTCAACTGACATCCTCTAATTATCTCATTAACAAATACAAGTCGTACAAATCATGtaagctgcttttgtctgtgaCGGCTGAAAACTTCGAGAAGGTCGTAGAGATATATTATGAAAGCATCAAACATCGGGGGAATTTGGTTTTTCAAGAACAGGCCAAGGAAATAGACCCACTctgtagttattttttcttttcttttaatttcccgCCGACTAGGCATCGAGAATTGAATTGCTGCCACCCGATGGTTAAAAGCAACaatgcattttgtgtttgcaaaagAAATtgatgtacgtgtttatttgcatatagagcgggGAATTGAGATTGGATCGCAAGCGGTCACTCGCGATGCATGTGTAGGCGgattctaatgccaggtgtgaactgacgtacgtagagctgtccacttgtgatggGATCGCCTGAGATGCATGATAGTGCCGGGTCTGAACAGGGCCTAATTAGAAGTCTAAACACTATACACCTGTGTGGGCTCAATAGTCTTGTGAAAGCAGAAAGTttagagggagagggaaatgAGTCTTCATTCAGCTAACAATTGCCCAGAAAGCATAAGTTCTAGCTCTTTAAAATTTACGTGAGTTGCAGCACGAGTAGCTATATATGATGATAATTAATGTGTACACAGAATTTAAATGAAGGGAGGAGCCTTGAGTTTAAAAATAGTGTATGGGAGTTTGCTAGTTCTCTCCCTATTATTTAAGGATCAGAGCTCAAAAACTGTTCATTCTGCCTCTaagattttccatttttagaGAAAGCAGGCTTGTAGAAACACATTGTGTATGATAATGTGGGACTGAGAGAACAGACAGACTTTAATATGTTGCTGCATTAAATTGTGCACCGCTATATAAAAATTGTAGCCTGTCATTGTAATTAATAGCAGGGGGATAGTTGGGGAATACTAATGGCATgcatgcttttctttttttaagtgtttgaagAGCCAGAGGATCCAAACAATCGTTCGTTCTTTTCTGAAATCATCTCATCCATCTCTGATGTAAAGTTCAGCCACAGTGGACGCTACATGATGACCCGCGACTACCTGTCTGTCAAAATCTGGGATCTGAACATGGAGACCCGACCAGTAGAGACATACCAGGTCTGTAACTTCTGCCATGCCCAGACAAAAATTAATgtgttatcagtgttttttttttttgtttttccagcagatTGTAATTCTTACATCATTCTACCGTTTCTCCACAAGAAGGAATTGTTTTACTGAAGTCATAATCAAAATATCCAGGTCTGTTGCAATGTTATTTTCACTCTAGCACAACTGTTAATTGTAATTACAACACCTCTTCATCACTTTACTTCAACAGGTGCATGAATATCTCAGGAGTAAGCTGTGTTCCCTTTATGAGAATGATTGCATCTTCGACAAGTTTGAGTGTTGCTGGAATGGGAACGACAGGTgagaactttttcttttttcttttttttttacatgttcagTCAGTGTAAGAGAACTGTCGTGACAATGTCCATGCAgtcatttttggtttatttatcaTGTCTTTGCAATTCTCCACACGTTCAACATGCATGACGCATTTTTGGGCTGACCCTTATTTGACGCAAGTGAACCCAGCAACCCCGGCTTTATCACTTATTGAGGTTATCTGCCCTGTGCAGATTTGGTTTGGGTGGCAGAGGGGTATTCTGTACGTGCTCTGTTCAGTGGTTCATGACAGATAACAATACGCTGGTGgctttttgattcattttccGTCATTATTATAATCTGTCCTACCGTTACTCACTCATACCTTGTCTCTCTGCAGCGTTGTGATGACTGGTTCCTACAACAACTTCTTCAGGATGTTTGACAGAGGCTACCGTCAGGACGTCACCCTAGAGGCCTCACGGGAGAACAGCAAACCACGATCGGTCCTAAAACCTCGCAAAGTAAGCACAGGTGGGAAGCGTAAAAAGGATGAGATCAGTGTGGACAGTCTTGACTTTAACAAGAAGATCCTCCACACTGCCTGGCATCCTCTGGACAACATCATTGCTGTGGCCACCACCAACAATCTGTACATATTCCAGGAGAAACTCAACTAGCATTTGTTGAACCGCTCAGATCCCAGTTTCTGCTTGAGCCCCACTGTGCTGATACATAACAAAcaatatctgtctgtctgtctgtctttggctAAATCCCCAAGTCTTGATATGATCTGCCCTTGGTGATTCTAATTATTGACTGTGAAAAGACTTACTCTGTTGACAACAAACAGCGGCATTAACACAGCAAATCCAACCAAGGCATCACAAGCACATTTTCTATGATtattacaaatataaacatgCAGGGTTTGTAGATCTGAGACCAGACTTTGGGACTTAGTGTCACGGGTTTCCTTCATCAGAATCACTCCATTCATCAAGTTACTGTTTGCAACTCCACTACATCCCTAACCAAAgggaaaatgtgttaaatacacGTATTTGGCTAATTTGTTTCCTTATTCTTTTGTGCCATCGTGACATGATTCATTTGTATGTCATAGCTACTAATAGTTAAGTTTTTGTAGCTACCTTGTTTTATTAGTTTGAATAGGAAATTCTCCCTATTGTTAATAAGTCTTTCTGTCACCATGTTCCTTTTCATACTGGCCTGCAACACTGCTAATACAAGCTGTCAACACTCCATATTTGCCCCAAGTATTTGTCAAGTTGCCAAGTTCACTCACCATTTCTTTcctaatatacagtatggttATGCTGTTAAAGGACTATTCTAGTGTTTTATCATGTTTCAGCTCATTCTCTACAAATAATGTATAACTTACATTACTGTTAACTTTTGTCCACAGTGTACCAATATTTATTAGATCAAATTTCTATCTTAAAGGCAGCCACCGGTTTACATTCATTTCTCTACAGTAAGAAAGTCAACATACTTGAACTTAACTTGACATGTATTCCATCACAGTGAGCCTTTTGTTGTCTTTGATTAAGTCAAAGTAATTTTTCTGTGGTAACGTAGTTGCAAGCAAGAAAAGTCAGTGTGTGTTCAAGCATAACATAACATCTGACAATGAAGGTAAGTCTCctaaaatcagctttttttaaatgcaggaaaTAATGAAAGTTTCTTCTATAGAGCTTCTGACACAATAGCTTGGAAATGCTGAAGCTCAAAACTGTAATGCTAGAGAGTCCTGGACATATCAAAATCTGGTTTTCAAAACAATCCCCGGTCTGACTAAATGTTCACTGCGATGGATTACTTATCTCAAGCTCAAGCCTGTAAGTTGATTATCATAGTGTACTGAAATGGCTACATTGAGGAAAAGTATCAGCAGTAATGTATACGTAATTTTCTAGTTAATGGgctaaaacctaaaaaaaaaagaaaaatcttgtGTAGTCCTTAACCATGGACATAGGAATGGCGAGTGCACACAGTCATCAGGTATTGTGGTTTTAGGAGTTGAATGGGGGCCAATCATGCCAAAGTCCTATACACTCTAAAGTCAGATTCATTTAAAGCTATCTTGCAGACAAGGTGACCCCGGTCGGACCGGTCACCCTTGCACATGTGTGGACCACCATATAGAGCTCAGGACAAAAGCTTACATACGTGGAAGGGCATGATGGCGTGCTGTGGCCCTTTTGGTTTGAGGCACTGACATTGAGTGCTGCTGTCAGCTTCCCCACAAAGCGCATTGTGGTGTTGTAGATTGATCGCTTCACCCTCTGGATCTAGTTTGCgtttgtagagttttttttatgatgttttgtaCTGTACCTGATAAAAGAAGAATAATCACTAtagctgatttatttttgtataaattaAGGCAATAGGATTACAGTCTTATCACTGTAGTTTCTTTAGCTGTCTTTCTCGGACTGATTGTAGATGGAAGGTGGCTTGAAGGTCAGGTAACCTTTTTTGTAATATAACATTGGGACGTTTTGTTCATTCTGGCAGGTATTTGTTTGAAAGCTAGAGACTTTCTGTGACATCAAGGAAGTGTGTCGTTTCTGGCGTGGGATGTCCAAAGGAAAGTATTTTCAGGTGTCAGTACCTCTGGAGTCATAAGCActataatgttgtttttttttttaaatttggctgACTGTAACTGATGTCTATGTAGAACCCATTTGGACACTTCAGAGTTTGATTCTGAGTTAATTTTGGAtcttaaagtttgttttttttgtgccatgGTTTTGTTTATGAATAATTTTGCTCGCTGTGAAAGAATAGGTCCTTGTAGGCCTGAATGGGAAAGGCATTTTAATCAATCTGTAATGTTCAAACTGTTAAATCAGGTTCTCTCTAAAGCTAGTCAGGTCAATTGACTAGGCGGAGTTACTGATTTAGAATTATTGTATGAAATGTCTTCTCTCCCCTGTGATGCAGGGGTAGCTCTACTATATCCTCTCCAGAcgtgtttatttaaaaaggagaatTTGTGATGCACTTGGCTTGCAGTCGATTGTTGTATGGAAGCCATCGTTAATGACTGTGTTGAACATGGGAAAATTTAACTCCACTGTTTCTCTGCTACACTATGCTTCGGTGCTGCCACTTCTCTTTGAAGCAAACTGGCTGATTATAGCATAATTTCCACTTCATTACAATTGTGTTCTGGTGTCAGATTAAGCCATTGAATCAGGGCATGAATCTTTTAGGTCCACTGGGTTACATTTATGTGTCACTCTTACCATAGACAACTGATTTCCAGTCACTAGGATGCCACCAAAATAACCACCCAACTCCATATGTGGTGTTAAGCTACTGTtgagtgtctctctctcagggctCTGGATAATGTCCTCTAGTAATATGACACCttgcaaatctttttttaattttgaacctTCAACCtgttgaaaaacaacttttctttaTTGTCTGATGCAAGATTGTGTGAGGGTTGATCAAGTTATTTCCCTCATGTCATATACGTACAAATCTGTATAACATGCCACCTTTCTCCCATTCCACGGTCAAGGATGATTCAATGAGTTAGCCACCACTCAACAAGGAGAGCTGTCCATTCAATATGAGATCAGTAATCAGCTTTGCTCGGTCATTCATTCAAAGGAAGcatttactcactcactcattcactgtTGAATAATTACTCCTCTGACAACATGCTGGAAgtgagaaatgtttgaaaatgcagaaaTCTATAAATCGAAATAGTACTATATT
Above is a genomic segment from Xiphias gladius isolate SHS-SW01 ecotype Sanya breed wild chromosome 19, ASM1685928v1, whole genome shotgun sequence containing:
- the ppp2r2aa gene encoding serine/threonine-protein phosphatase 2A 55 kDa regulatory subunit B alpha isoform — translated: MAGAGGGNSDVQWCFSQVKGAIDDDVAEADIISTVEFNHSGELLATGDKGGRVVIFQQEPESKNQPQCRGEYNVYSTFQSHEPEFDYLKSLEIEEKINKIRWLPQKNAAQFLLSTNDKTIKLWKISERDKRPEGYNLKEEDGRYRDPNTVTTLRVPVFMPMDLMVEASPRRVFANAHTYHINSISVNSDCETYLSADDLRINLWHLEITDRSFNIVDIKPANMEELTEVITAAEFHPNQCNTFVYSSSKGTIRMCDMRASALCDKHAKMFEEPEDPNNRSFFSEIISSISDVKFSHSGRYMMTRDYLSVKIWDLNMETRPVETYQVHEYLRSKLCSLYENDCIFDKFECCWNGNDSVVMTGSYNNFFRMFDRGYRQDVTLEASRENSKPRSVLKPRKVSTGGKRKKDEISVDSLDFNKKILHTAWHPLDNIIAVATTNNLYIFQEKLN